In one window of Camelina sativa cultivar DH55 chromosome 15, Cs, whole genome shotgun sequence DNA:
- the LOC104747028 gene encoding putative kinase-like protein TMKL1, protein MGMEVLRFLHVSFFFVLILHCHCGTSLSGSTDVKLLLGKIKPSLQGSSESLLLSSWNTSVPVCQWRGVKWVFADGSPLQCSSDLSSPQWTNSSLFNDSSLHLLSLQLPSANLTGSLPREIGGFSMLQSVFLNINSLSGSIPLELGYTSSLSDVDLSGNTLSGVLPPSIWNLCDKLVSFKIHGNNLSGVLPEPALPNSTCGNLQVLDLGGNKFSGEFPEYITRFKGLKSLDLSNNVFEGLVPEGLAVLQLESINLSHNNFSGMLPDFGESKFGAESFEGNSPSLCGLPLKPCLGSSRLSPGAVAGLVIGLMSGAVVVASLLIGYLQNKKRKSSIESEDDMEEGDEEDEIGEKEGGEGKLIVFQGGENLTLDDVLNATGQVMEKTSYGTVYKAKLSDGGNIALRLLREGTCKDKSSCLPVIRQLGRIRHENLVPLRAFYQGKRGEKLLIYDYLPNISLHDLLHESKPGKPPLNWARRHKIALGIARGLAYLHTGQEVPVIHGNIRSKNVLVDDFFFARLTEFGLDKIMVQAVADEIVSQAKSDGYKAPELHKMKKCNPRSDVYAFGILLLEILMGKKPGKSGRNGNEYVDLPSLVKAAVLEETTMEVFDLEAMKGIRSPMEEGLVHALKLAMGCCAPVTTVRPTMEEVVKQLEENRPRNRSALYSPTETRSDAETPF, encoded by the exons ATGGGCATGGAAGTTTTGAGATTTCTtcatgtttctttcttctttgtgttgATTCTTCACTGTCATTGTGGAACATCTCTCTCTGGCTCTACTGATGTGAAGCTTCTTTTAGGAAAGATCAAGCCTTCACTACAAGGAAGCAGTGAGAGCTTACTGTTGTCTTCTTGGAATACATCTGTTCCGGTTTGTCAATGGAGAGGGGTGAAATGGGTATTTGCAGATGGGTCTCCTCTTCAGTGTAGTAGTGACCTGTCTTCACCACAATGGACTAACAGCTCTCTCTTCAACGACTCTTctcttcaccttctctctcttcagcttcCTTCTGCTAATCTCACTGGCTCACTCCCTAGGGAGATTGGTGGGTTCTCTATGCTTCAAAGTGTGTTCCTCAACATCAACTCTTTAAGTGGGTCAATCCCACTTGAGCTTGGTTacacttcttctctctctgatGTTGATTTGAGTGGTAACACCCTATCTGGGGTTTTGCCTCCTTCGATTTGGAACCTCTGTGATAAGCTTGTCTCTTTCAAGATTCACGGTAATAACTTGTCTGGGGTCTTGCCTGAGCCTGCTTTGCCAAATTCGACTTGTGGTAATCTCCAAGTTCTTGATTTGGGTGGTAATAAGTTCTCTGGTGAGTTCCCTGAGTATATAACTAGGTTTAAAGGTCTGAAGTCACTTGATCTTTCAAATAATGTCTTTGAGGGTCTTGTTCCTGAGGGTTTAGCTGTATTACAACTAGAAAGCATCAATCTTTCTCACAATAACTTCAGTGGGATGTTACCAGATTTTGGTGAATCAAAGTTTGGAGCAGAATCTTTTGAAGGGAACAGTCCTAGCCTTTGTGGTTTGCCTTTGAAACCTTGTCTTGGCTCCTCTAGGTTGAGTCcaggtgctgttgctggtctgGTGATTGGTTTAATGTCTGGAGCTGTTGTTGTGGCCTCGTTGTTAATAGGGTATTTgcagaacaagaaaagaaagagtagTATAGAGAGTGAAGATGATATGGAAGaaggtgatgaagaagatgagatcgGTGAAAAAGAAGGCGGTGAAGGGAAGTTAATAGTGTTCCAAGGTGGTGAGAATCTGACATTGGATGATGTTTTGAATGCAACGGGACAAGTTATGGAGAAGACTAGCTATGGTACAGTATATAAGGCAAAGCTTAGTGATGGAGGGAATATTGCTTTGAGGCTGTTGAGAGAAGGTACTTGTAAGGATAAAAGTTCTTGTCTGCCTGTTATAAGGCAATTGGGGCGTATTCGGCATGAGAATTTGGTTCCTTTGAGAGCTTTCTATCAGgggaaaagaggagaaaagcTTCTCATCTATGACTATCTTCCCAACATAAGTTTACATGATTTGTTGCACg AAAGTAAACCTGGAAAGCCACCTCTGAATTGGGCCAGGAGACACAAGATTGCACTTGGCATAGCGAGAGGACTTGCTTATCTTCATACCGGACAAGAAGTTCCTGTCATCCATGGAAATATTAGGTCAAAGAATGTGCTTGTGGACGACTTTTTCTTTGCAAGGCTCACTGAGTTTGGACTTGACAAGATAATGGTACAGGCAGTAGCCGATGAGATCGTTTCGCAGGCGAAATCCGACGGGTACAAAGCACCTGAACTTCACAAGATGAAGAAGTGCAATCCAAGGAGTGATGTTTACGCCTTTGGGATCCTTCTCTTGGAGATACTGATGGGTAAGAAACCGGGAAAGAGTGGAAGGAACGGTAATGAATATGTGGATCTGCCTTCTTTGGTTAAAGCTGCGGTGTTGGAAGAGACGACAATGGAGGTTTTTGACTTGGAGGCAATGAAAGGAATTAGGAGCCCCATGGAAGAAGGTTTGGTTCATGCATTGAAGCTGGCAATGGGATGTTGTGCTCCTGTTACAACAGTTAGACCCACCATGGAAGAGGTTGTGAAGCAGTTGGAAGAGAACAGACCGAGGAATAGATCCGCATTGTACAGCCCAACAGAAACCAGGAGCGACGCCGAAACTCCATTTTGA
- the LOC104747027 gene encoding probable pectate lyase 10 → MAVFNSRSFLALSATLIILALCVNASTMANETEEPKSHSSSNSSTANRLSNDDGAWNEHAVKNPEDVAAMVDMTIKNSTERRRLGFFSCATGNPIDDCWRCDRNWHLRRKRLANCAIGFGRNAVGGRDGRYYVVTDPSDHDAVNPRPGTLRHAVIQDRPLWIVFKRDMVITLSQELIMNSFKTIDGRGVNVAIAGGACITIQFVTNIIIHGINIHDCRRTGNAMVRSSPSHYGWRTMADGDAISIFGSSHIWIDHNSLSNCADGLVDAIMGSTAITISNNYMTHHNEVMLMGHSDSYTRDKMMQVTIAYNHFGEGLIQRMPRCRHGYFHVVNNDYTHWVMYAIGGSANPTINSQGNRFLAPGNPFAKEVTKRVGSWQGEWKQWNWRSQGDQMLNGAYFTRSGAAAPASYARASSLGAKPASVVRMLTYSSGALKCRYGMRC, encoded by the exons ATGGCGGTCTTCAATAGCAGAAGCTTCTTAGCTCTCTCAGCAACTCTAATCATTCTAGCACTATGTGTAAATGCATCAACAAT ggCAAACGAAACAGAGGAGCCCAAGTCTCATAGCTCGAGTAATTCATCAACGGCTAATAG GTTATCTAACGACGACGGTGCATGGAACGAACATGCCGTTAAAAACCCAGAAGACGTAGCTGCAATGGTCGACAT GACGATTAAGAACAGTACAGAGCGGAGGAGGTTAGGATTCTTCTCATGCGCCACCGGGAACCCAATCGACGACTGTTGGAGATGTGATCGGAACTGGCATCTCCGTCGTAAGCGACTCGCGAACTGCGCGATTGGATTCGGTCGTAACGCAGTCGGAGGACGCGATGGTCGTTACTACGTCGTCACGGATCCGTCAGACCACGACGCGGTTAATCCTCGACCGGGAACGCTCCGTCACGCCGTGATCCAAGACCGTCCGCTATGGATCGTGTTCAAGCGCGACATGGTGATCACTCTGAGTCAGGAGCTAATCATGAACAGCTTCAAAACGATCGATGGACGTGGCGTGAACGTAGCGATTGCCGGCGGTGCTTGTATCACGATCCAGTTTGTGACGAACATTATCATCCATGGGATTAATATACATGATTGTAGAAGGACTGGTAACGCTATGGTTCGTAGCTCGCCGTCGCATTACGGGTGGAGGACTATGGCGGATGGTGATGCGATTTCGATATTTGGATCGAGTCATATTTGGATTGATCACAATTCGTTGTCTAATTGTGCTGATGGATTGGTTGATGCTATTATGGGATCTACTGCTATTACTATCTCCAATAACTATATGACTCACCACAACGAG GTTATGTTGATGGGGCATAGTGATTCATACACCAGAGACAAGATGATGCAAGTGACCATAGCATATAACCATTTTGGGGAAGGGCTTATACAGAGAATGCCGAG GTGTAGACATGGTTATTTCCATGTTGTAAACAATGATTACACTCACTGGGTAATGTATGCAATTGGTGGAAGTGCTAACCCTACCATTAACAGCCAAGGCAATCGGTTCCTTGCCCCTGGAAACCCTTTTGCCAAAGAG GTGACGAAGAGGGTGGGTTCATGGCAAGGGGAATGGAAGCAATGGAACTGGAGATCGCAGGGAGACCAAATGCTCAACGGTGCCTACTTCACTAGATCTGGAGCTGCTGCTCCTGCAAGCTATGCCAGAGCATCTAGTTTGGGAGCTAAACCAGCTTCCGTTGTAAGAATGCTTACCTACAGCTCCGGTGCCCTTAAATGCAGGTATGGTATGCGGTGTTAG